GGCATGCATGACCCCGGAGAGCCCCCCCATGGTGAACATGCCGACGAAGCCCAGGGCGAAGCAGAGCGGGGTCTTGAATCGGAGGCGGCCCCCCCAGAGCGTCGCGAGCCAGTTCAGGATCTTCACGCCGGTGGGAACGGCGATCAGCATGCTGGCCGACGAGAAGGCGGCGTCGGCCACCGGCCCCAGACCCACCGCGAACATGTGATGGCTCCAGACGCCAAAGGACAGAAAGCCGATGAGGATGCCGGAGTAGATCACCATCGGGGCGCCGAACAGGGGCTTGCCGGCGAACGTGGGGATCACCTCGGAGGTGATCCCCATGGCCGGCAGGATCAGGATGTAGACCTCGGGGTGGCCGAAGATCCAGAAGAGATGCTGCCAGAGCAACGGGTCGCCGCCCGCGGCCGGGACGAAGAAGAGCGTGCCGAAGAAGCGGTCGAACATGAGGAGGATGAGGCCCACGGTCAGCGCCGGGAAGGCCAGCAGCACCAGGAACTGCGTGACCAGGGCCATCCAGACGAACACCGGCATGCGCATGAGGGTCATGCCCGGGGCCCGCATGTTGATGATGGTCACCACGAAGTTCAGGGCGCCCAGGATCGAGGAGATGCCGAGAATCTGGATGCCCAGCATCCAGAAGTCGACGTTGAGCCCGGGAGAGAACTGCGCCGACGTGAGGTTCGCATAGCCGAACCAGCCCGCGTCCGGGGCGGCACCGAGGAGCCAGCTCGCGTTGAGGAGGAGCCCGCCCGCGAGGAAGATCCAGTAGCTGAGCGCGTTGAGACGCGGGAACGCGACATCCCGTGCGCCCAGGAGGAGCGGGACCGCGAAGTTGATGAAGGCCGTGGACAGCGGCATCACGGCCAGGAAGATCATGGTGGTCCCGTGCATGGTGAACAGCTCGTTGTAGGTCTGGGCCCTCACCAGCGTGTTGTCCGGCCTGATGAGCTGAGTGCGCATCAGCAACGCCTCGAGACCACCGAGAAGGAAGAAGGCGAAGGCGGTGGTGCCGTAGAGCACTCCGATGCGCTTGTGATCCACCGTCGTGAGCCAGGCCCACACCCGGCGCTGGCCTTCCAGATCCAGGATGAACGCCGATCGCGTGGCCACCATCCGTCCTCGTCGAGGCACGTCACTACCGTGCCTTCGGATTCGCCTCGCCTCTCCGCTCACTCCAGTAGCCCGGCCGGCCGTAGTAGTCGTGCAGGCGCCTCTCGTACTCGCGCTGCACGTGACCTGACGAGTCGTACTCCGGGCTGTTCTTGACCTTCTCGCGTGTCATGTCGACCCGCAACAGGGACTCGCTCCAATCCACGCGGGTGATCCACTCCGACGACACGAGCACCTTCCTGCCGAACCACCAGTTGCTCGTGTCCACGACCATGTAGCGGATACACCACGTCTCGTCGTCCACCAGGAAATCCTCGACATGTCCGATATCGCCGTCCGTGGCCGCGATGTGGTAGCCGATCACGGCGGCCGAGCTCCTGAGATGCGGATCGCCGCTCTCCTGAGGCCCCCACTCCCAGCGCCGCTCGTGCTCGAGGGTGGCCGACCGGCCCGGAGACACGACGGGGAAGGGATAGCCGCCCCACAGGTACGGCCCACTCCAGTACGATGGATACCCGTAATACCGGTAGTACTCGATCTCCTGCTGCCGCGACACCGGCCGGTCCGTGTCGATGTCCGGACTTTTCTCGACCTGGGCCTTCGTCAACGCGGCGTCGATACGCCGGTCATCCCAGTCGATGTCACCCAGTGCCCTCGGCGAGATGAGGACCTTCCGGCCCCCCAGCCAGCCGCCGGTGTCGACCACCAGGTGCCGGATCGTAAAGGACGTGTCGTCGAAATAGAACGCCTCGACGCGTCCAACGTCGCCGTCGGTCGCCCCGATCGTAAATCCCCTCAGAGCGTTCACGCTCCTGAGCATCACCGGCTCCCCTTCAGGGTGCCTTCAAGACCGCAAGTGGTAGTGAGCACGTCTCCAGAATGGCTCGCGAAAAGTCCACCGCCGGGGCGAGGGCGTACGCGTGGTGCAGCGCCCACCGCTCGTGCTGACCCGCCCAGAAGGCCGGCAGTTGGACCAGGCGCTCGTAGAGGCTCGGCGCGCATTCGCGGCCCGCGGCGAGAACCACACCGGGACGAGCCGCCCAGACCCAGGTGTTCCAGAGACACCCGCTGGCCAACTGCCCGTCCGCGACCGAGGGCCCATCATGAAATCGTCGGATGCCGTAGACGGCACTGGGGCCCGCCCAGCCGACACGTTGACCAGGCTCGATCCAGCCACGCTCCGTGTCGGACCCGCGCGGTGGCACGCCAAGCAGGATCATCCACCCCGGCTGCCGTTCCACGAAGTCCGCCATCTCCGCCACGCGCGCCATGAGCACCCCTTCCTCCCCGATGACGCGATCCGAAGGAAGGAACACCACCGTTGCCCGGGGCTCCCGCGCCTCGATCCACAGGGCGGCGAGGAGCACGGCGGCCCCGGTCCCTCGATCATCCGGCTCATCGAGCACGTGGGGGCCCCCCTCCTCGTCGACATGGCTCGCCTGGTCTCGAGCATGGCCCGGTAGGCCAACCACGAGCGTGCGCTCCGGCGGAATGACTCGTCCAATTCCCTCCAGGGTCTCGCGTAACCGCGTTCGCGCTCCGGGCCGACGGTCTTCTCCTTCCCCGACCACGACGGCCCACCGGCCTACATGCCCGGCCGACTTGATTTCATCCGGGCGACGGATGGTCCACTTGCCCGCCTGCACCATGACGTGCTCCTCTCCGCGGTCACGCGGTGGCGGCGGCATGCCGCGGAACCGCCATTCCCCGTTCGGCCATCGTCTTCAGGGCGCGGCCGGGGCTGCCGAGATCGCACCACGTGAGACCCGGCATCTTCACGACGGCAAGAGGCTGTGAGCACGCCTCCAGAATGGACCGCGAGAAGTTGGCCGCCGGCGCAAGAGCGTACGCCTGGCGGACCGCCCATGCTTCATGGGCGGTACCCCGGAACGACGAGAGGCGGGCCAGCCGGTCGGCCATGCTCGGCACGCACTCCCGCCCCGCGGCGAGCACCACGGAAGCCCGGGCGACAAAGACAAACGTGTTCCACAGACACCCCTTCGTGAACAATCGTTCCGCGGCTTCGCTCGAAGGCTTCTCCTGGAACCGCCGGATGCGGTAGATGAGGCCGTCCCCGGCCGCGCCCACGGATTCCCCGGGCTCGATCCAGCCATACTCCGTCTCCGGTTGGGTCGGCTCCGCCCCGAGCAGGACCATCCAGTCCCGCTGCCGCTCGACGAACCTCGCCACCTCGATCACCCGCTCCATGAACTCGACTTCCTCCGGAATGAAGTGGTCCGAAGGACAGAACACGACTGTTGCCGATGGGTCCCGGGCCTCGATCCACTGCGCGGCGAACAGAATTGCGGCGGCGGTCCCGCGGTCCGTCGGCTGCGTGAGGAGATGCGGAGCCGGTCGTTCGGCACATTCCGCCGCCAGATATCGTCCATGGCTCTCGAGACCCACCACGACCGTCCGCTCGGGAGGAATGGCCAACCCAACGCGGTCCAGTGTCTGACGCAGGAGCGTTCGTGGCCCCAGCAGAGGGACGAACTGCTTGGGGCGCTCGTCGCCGCACAGGCGGCGAACAAGTGACCGTAACCTGACCCCCTCGCCGCCCGCGAGTACCACCGCCCATGGAGACCCACCGCGATCGTTCAGCTCGCCTTGACGCGCCATAGCATCGCTCCCTGTAGGAACCGCTCCCTTTCGTCGATCGTCGATCCGTCGCGAGGCACCGCTCGACACGCTACCAGTCGATTGAATGAGCACCTCATCAAGAAGGAAGCCATTCGCGTTAAGAAGGCGAAGGAACCCGCATTAGGAAAGCGTTATGGATGCGGTCCGCTCGGTCTGCTATGCTTCCGCATCGATGGGCGCAGAACCGCGTGAGTTGAACCAGCCCTCACCCGACGACACCTCGGCGAGGCCTGTCACCCGCTCGCTGGCGCACCCCCGGAGCTGGCCCGCCTACGCTCAGGGCGCGGGCGTCGTCGGCTTCTGCACCATTCTCGCCTGGGACATGGCGTCCTACTTCACGCTCAGCAACCTGTTGATGATCTACCTCATCGGGACGGTGGGCGTCGCCACCCACCTCGGGCGAGGTCCATCGATCGTGACCGCGGTGCTGAGCGTGCTCGTCTTCGACTTCTTGTTCATCCCGCCTCGGTTCCGCTTCGCGATCTCGGACGTGGAACATCTCTTCGCGCTCGCCGTCGTCGTGGCGGTCGCGGCCATCATCAGCAGCCGCTCGGCACGCCTCCGGCAACACGCCGTCGCGGTACGCCAGTACGAGCGGGAGGCCGCCGCGGCCGCCGCGGCCGCGCGCGCGGTGCAGGTCGCCCAGCTCCAGGGCCTGGCCGCGGCGGCGCTGGCGGTGAGCTCGACCCTCAGCGTCGACGAGACCCTCGAGATCCTGACCGAGAGGGCGCGTCAGATCATCGATTGCCACCTGGCCATCTCCGGCCTGAGCACCGACCAGGACTGGGGACACGCGATCCACGCGGTCGCGTTGTCGGACAAGTATGCGGCGTGGCGGGACTTCGCCCAGAAGCCGGACGGGTCCGGGGTGTACCGCCTCGTGTGCGAGGCGAACCGTCCCATGCGCCTGACCCAGGCCCAGCTCGAATCGCACCCGGCGTGGCGGGGCTTCAGCAAGGCTGCCGGCGCGCATCCGCCGCTACGCGGCTGGCTCGCCGTGCCGCTGATCGGCGTCGACGGCCGCAACATCGGGCTGATCCAGCTCTCCGACAAGGACGCGGGCGAATTCACCGAGGCGGACGAATCGATCCTCGTGCATCTGGCCCAGATGGGAGCGATCGCGATCGAGAAGATCCGATCGTACGAGGATGCCGAATGGCGGCGGCGAGCGGCGGAGCAGCTGTATGCCATGAGCCACGATGTGGCCGCCGCCCTGGACGTGCCCAGCCTGCTGCACGTGGCCCTCCGCCATATTGGCGAGGTCTTCGGCACTCGTGTCATGATGCTTTTTCCCGACGCCGAGGGGAAGCTGGCGCCGCGCTGGCGATATCCGGAGACCGGCGGGCCGGAACCCGGCGAACTGGCCGCGGGCCGATGGGCCTACGAGCATGGAGAGGCCGCGGGGTTGGGGACGCGCGCGTTCTCCGCCGAGCGAACGCTCCACTTGCCGCTAGTGGGTGCGCGCGGGACCATCGGCGTGCTGAGCCTGGTCCCGCGAGACGCGGGCGGCCTCCTGGACCGCGGACACCTCCTGCTCCTCGAGACCTTCACCAGCCAGATCGCGCTGGCGCTGGAGCGCGCGACGCTCGCGGAGCAGGCTCACGAGGCCCACCTCCGCATGGAGACGGAACGGCTGCGCAGCTCACTGCTCAGCTCGATATCCCATGACCTGAGAACTCCACTGGCCACGATCACCTTGGCCGCGTCCAGTCTCCTCTGGCGACACGAGGAGTTCGATCCGGAGACCCAACGGGAGCTGAAGGAGTCGATCTACGAAGAGGCGGAGCGCTTGGCCAGGCTCGTGGACAACCTCCTGAACATGACCCGGCTCGAGTCGGGCATCCAGGCGCGCAAAGCGCGTCAGCCACTCGAGGACGTGGTCGGCGCCGCACTCGCCCGGATGGAGCGGCGCCTCCGCGGCCGATCCCTGACGACCAGTCTCCCGCATGACTTGCCTCTCGTTCTCATCGACGACGTGCTCATCGAGCAGGTCCTGATCAATCTGCTGGACAACGCGATCAAGTACACCGGATCGGAGAGCCCACTGGAGCTCTCGGCATTCGTGAGTGACGGCGTGGTCACGGTGCAACTGGCCGATCGGGGGCCGGGACTCGATCCCGGCG
The genomic region above belongs to Gemmatimonadales bacterium and contains:
- the ctaD gene encoding cytochrome c oxidase subunit I, translated to MVATRSAFILDLEGQRRVWAWLTTVDHKRIGVLYGTTAFAFFLLGGLEALLMRTQLIRPDNTLVRAQTYNELFTMHGTTMIFLAVMPLSTAFINFAVPLLLGARDVAFPRLNALSYWIFLAGGLLLNASWLLGAAPDAGWFGYANLTSAQFSPGLNVDFWMLGIQILGISSILGALNFVVTIINMRAPGMTLMRMPVFVWMALVTQFLVLLAFPALTVGLILLMFDRFFGTLFFVPAAGGDPLLWQHLFWIFGHPEVYILILPAMGITSEVIPTFAGKPLFGAPMVIYSGILIGFLSFGVWSHHMFAVGLGPVADAAFSSASMLIAVPTGVKILNWLATLWGGRLRFKTPLCFALGFVGMFTMGGLSGVMHASPPVDLQQTDSYFVVAHIHYVLFGGSIFSLVAGVYYWWPKIFGRALDERLGRWHFGLMFLGFNLAFFPMHYLGLIGMPRRIYTYAPDLGWTFWNLASTIGAFLIALSFVVFLVNVVKTTRSAGPAGADPWDGRTLEWSISSPPPPWNFSRIPIVRDRDELWLRKHGDEAGRRLPAEPLPAEPQLEPIHMPRPSFWPILLAGSLLVMVGGLVIGIEPVVIGGMLTLYCIARFALEYHRRPSGYEVLPPLAHEAGVRGTEG
- a CDS encoding ATP-binding protein, yielding MDAVRSVCYASASMGAEPRELNQPSPDDTSARPVTRSLAHPRSWPAYAQGAGVVGFCTILAWDMASYFTLSNLLMIYLIGTVGVATHLGRGPSIVTAVLSVLVFDFLFIPPRFRFAISDVEHLFALAVVVAVAAIISSRSARLRQHAVAVRQYEREAAAAAAAARAVQVAQLQGLAAAALAVSSTLSVDETLEILTERARQIIDCHLAISGLSTDQDWGHAIHAVALSDKYAAWRDFAQKPDGSGVYRLVCEANRPMRLTQAQLESHPAWRGFSKAAGAHPPLRGWLAVPLIGVDGRNIGLIQLSDKDAGEFTEADESILVHLAQMGAIAIEKIRSYEDAEWRRRAAEQLYAMSHDVAAALDVPSLLHVALRHIGEVFGTRVMMLFPDAEGKLAPRWRYPETGGPEPGELAAGRWAYEHGEAAGLGTRAFSAERTLHLPLVGARGTIGVLSLVPRDAGGLLDRGHLLLLETFTSQIALALERATLAEQAHEAHLRMETERLRSSLLSSISHDLRTPLATITLAASSLLWRHEEFDPETQRELKESIYEEAERLARLVDNLLNMTRLESGIQARKARQPLEDVVGAALARMERRLRGRSLTTSLPHDLPLVLIDDVLIEQVLINLLDNAIKYTGSESPLELSAFVSDGVVTVQLADRGPGLDPGDEERVFEKFHRGASGPRQGAGLGLAICRGIIDAHGGRIWAENGPDGGAVFRFTLPMESVPADIEAPHG
- a CDS encoding sugar phosphate nucleotidyltransferase, coding for MARQGELNDRGGSPWAVVLAGGEGVRLRSLVRRLCGDERPKQFVPLLGPRTLLRQTLDRVGLAIPPERTVVVGLESHGRYLAAECAERPAPHLLTQPTDRGTAAAILFAAQWIEARDPSATVVFCPSDHFIPEEVEFMERVIEVARFVERQRDWMVLLGAEPTQPETEYGWIEPGESVGAAGDGLIYRIRRFQEKPSSEAAERLFTKGCLWNTFVFVARASVVLAAGRECVPSMADRLARLSSFRGTAHEAWAVRQAYALAPAANFSRSILEACSQPLAVVKMPGLTWCDLGSPGRALKTMAERGMAVPRHAAATA
- a CDS encoding PRC-barrel domain-containing protein, which gives rise to MNALRGFTIGATDGDVGRVEAFYFDDTSFTIRHLVVDTGGWLGGRKVLISPRALGDIDWDDRRIDAALTKAQVEKSPDIDTDRPVSRQQEIEYYRYYGYPSYWSGPYLWGGYPFPVVSPGRSATLEHERRWEWGPQESGDPHLRSSAAVIGYHIAATDGDIGHVEDFLVDDETWCIRYMVVDTSNWWFGRKVLVSSEWITRVDWSESLLRVDMTREKVKNSPEYDSSGHVQREYERRLHDYYGRPGYWSERRGEANPKAR